A section of the Jaculus jaculus isolate mJacJac1 chromosome 6, mJacJac1.mat.Y.cur, whole genome shotgun sequence genome encodes:
- the Gprin1 gene encoding G protein-regulated inducer of neurite outgrowth 1 has translation MRDCCSSQQKASPEPPRLTPNQSPGMDSSSPSGTGERASCSEGPSGSLACSSPTCIPPPGAATKIVRAHGTLISGTSEIPLSGKPESVSSVKAASIASENRNPIFSEKMDSKSLQQGDSTSKEKEEAGSLRKEDPMLTGKVESAICGKGDPVAFGRMDPMIPRNEDTGSLGGIDLVCSSKVDTVSPRKEEPESLRKVQPVSSGKVDLVSPRKEPEYSGKEHPVDSVSTGTVDRVSLGKKDVEPQEKVGPATLEGADSTATKKTDPRPLEKLTPGSSSKMEPVSLGTVDPGSSGSMNHTHLGMADFSSMGNAGTVSSAEKDLQFLRKMDPATSGEGCLVSGSMTKTVSSRQADCVSLVKMDSTSVKSIEPSGRVDPVPLGKVVPMSSGKPEHLSPGQTEHVSVGKAETTFSGKEDPMSSKRVDPLATTENIKTSTEKASPESLGKTAPMSSSPKDPRSLETLGSLSAEKVEAVAEGTGDPQPLEKTGPTASEKVGPLASNKADSSTREKAETVPFGEVDSIATGKVAPIISGKTVLVSPGKVDLMASGKAEGIPEVKVDPLSPEKGNPVNSTKVETRDSKSAHLKSGGKAETQLPGHEDDASLGKGKVLSLQKEQPQVTAEKVDAACSGKADPTASVSLGKAGSATSPRNTETPSLEQAKPTCRQSDGKARSAGQSPGDARGGGSSSSSSSSSEALKESSTSPAASSDQRDLAATVADKSPLVEVAAPPPGPRTRDNFTKAPSWDASAPPPREDAGTQAGAEACVSVAVSPMSPQDGAGGPAFSFQAAPRAPSPAPRPPSRRDAGLQVSLGAAETRTVATGPMTPQAAAPPAVPPAFPEVRVRPGSALEAALAPQEAAEPVRDVSWDEKGMTWEVYGAAMEVEVLGMAIQKHLERQIEEHGRQGPPAPPPAAAAAAAAARAGPGRAGSVRTAPPEGAAKRPPGLFRALLQSVRRPRCCSRAGPTAE, from the coding sequence ATGAGGGACTGCTGCTCCTCCCAGCAAAAGGCTAGCCCTGAACCCCCAAGGCTCACCCCTAACCAAAGCCCAGGCATGGACTCTAGCAGCCCCAGTGGGACTGGGGAAAGAGCCTCCTGTTCTGAGGGCCCTTCTGGGAGCTTAGCCTGCTCCTCTCCCACCTGCATTCCTCCCCCAGGGGCAGCCACCAAAATAGTGAGAGCACATGGCACCTTGATCTCAGGGACCTCAGAAATCCCCTTGTCTGGGAAGCCAGAGTCTGTGTCCTCAGTGAAAGCTGCTTCCATAGCCTCAGAGAACAGAAATCCCATATTCTCAGAAAAGATGGATTCCAAGTCTTTACAACAGGGGGATTCCACttccaaagaaaaggaagaggctgGATCCTTGAGGAAGGAAGACCCCATGTTGACAGGAAAAGTGGAGTCTGCAATCTGTGGAAAGGGGGACCCTGTGGCTTTTGGAAGGATGGACCCCATGATTCCAAGGAATGAGGATACTGGGTCTTTGGGAGGTATAGACCTAGTGTGCTCCAGCAAGGTGGATACAGTGTCCCCAAGGAAGGAGGAGCCTGAATCTTTGAGGAAGGTACAGCCTGTGTCCTCAGGCAAAGTGGATCTTGTGTCCCCAAGAAAGGAGCCAGAATATTCTGGAAAAGAGCATCCTGTGGACTCTGTATCCACAGGAACAGTTGATCGTGTGTCCTTGGGCAAGAAGGATGTTGAGCCTCAAGAAAAGGTGGGTCCTGCAACTTTAGAGGGCGCAGATTCCACAGCCACCAAAAAGACAGACCCCAGACCCTTGGAAAAGCTAACTCCAGGGTCATCCAGCAAGATGGAGCCTGTATCCTTAGGAACAGTGGATCCTGGGTCCTCCGGAAGTATGAATCACACACACTTGGGAATGGCAGATTTCTCATCTATGGGAAATGCGGGAACTGTATCCTCTGCAGAAAAGGACCTTCAGTTTCTTAGAAAGATGGACCCTGCCACCTCTGGAGAGGGCTGTCTCGTGTCTGGGAGCATGACAAAAACAGTGTCTTCTAGACAGGCGGATTGTGTCTCTTTGGTAAAGATGGATTCCACATCTGTAAAAAGTATAGAACCTTCCGGCAGGGTGGACCCAGTTCCTTTGGGAAAGGTGGTTCCCATGTCCTCAGGAAAACCAGAGCATTTGTCTCCTGGACAGACAGAACATGTGTCTGTGGGAAAGGCAGAAACCACATTCTCGGGAAAAGAGGATCCGATGTCCTCTAAGAGGGTGGATCCCTTGGCTActacagaaaacataaaaacatcaaCTGAAAAAGCGAGTCCTGAGTCTTTAGGAAAGACAGCCCCCATGTCCTCAAgtccaaaggaccccaggtctCTGGAGACTTTGGGATCCCTGTCAGCAGAAAAAGTTGAGGCAGTAGCTGAGGGGACAGGAGACCCACAGCCCTTGGAGAAGACAGGTCCCACAGCCTCAGAGAAGGTTGGTCCCCTGGCCTCAAACAAAGCAGACTCTTCAACCAGGGAAAAGGCAGAAACTGTCCCCTTTGGAGAAGTGGACTCCATAGCTACAGGAAAGGTAGCTCCCATAATTTCAGGAAAAACAGTTTTGGTTTCCCCGGGGAAGGTGGATCTTATGGCCTCGGGAAAGGCAGAAGGCATTCCAGAGGTAAAAGTGGATCCCCTGTCTCCGGAGAAGGGGAATCCTGTGAACTCCACAAAAGTGGAGACCAGAGACTCAAAGAGTGCCCACCTCAAGTCTGGGGGCAAGGCAGAAACCCAGCTCCCCGGGCACGAGGATGACGCGTCCTTGGGAAAAGGGAAGGTGCTGTCTTTGCAGAAGGAGCAGCCACAGGTGACTGCCGAGAAGGTGGATGCTGCGTGCTCAGGAAAAGCCGACCCCACTGCATCCGTGTCCCTGGGGAAGGCCGGCTCTGCAACATCTCCGAGGAACACAGAGACCCCGAGTCTGGAGCAGGCCAAGCCCACCTGCAGGCAATCAGATGGTAAAGCCCGCAGCGCAGGCCAGTCTCCCGGGGATGCCAggggcggcggcagcagcagcagcagcagcagcagcagcgaggcCCTTAAGGAGTCGTCCACCAGCCCCGCGGCCTCTAGCGACCAGAGGGACCTAGCGGCCACTGTCGCCGATAAGAGCCCACTCGTGGAAGTCGCAGCGCCCCCACCGGGGCCGCGGACTCGCGACAACTTCACCAAGGCGCCGTCGTGGGACGCGAGCGCGCCGCCCCCGCGCGAGGACGCGGGCACGCAGGCGGGCGCGGAGGCCTGCGTCTCGGTGGCCGTGAGCCCCATGTCACCGCAGGACGGCGCGGGCGGCCCGGCCTTCAGCTTCCAGGCGGCTCCGCGGGCGCCCAGCCCCGCGCCCCGGCCACCCTCGCGCAGGGACGCGGGCCTGCAGGTGTCGCTGGGCGCCGCGGAGACGCGCACCGTGGCCACGGGGCCCATGACGCCGCAGGCCGCCGCGCCACCCGCCGTGCCACCCGCCTTCCCCGAGGTGCGCGTGCGACCCGGCTCGGCCCTGGAGGCCGCCTTGGCACCCCAAGAGGCGGCCGAACCCGTGCGCGACGTGAGCTGGGACGAGAAGGGCATGACGTGGGAGGTGTACGGTGCCGCCATGGAGGTGGAGGTGCTTGGCATGGCCATCCAGAAGCATCTGGAGCGACAGATCGAGGAGCACGGTCGCCAAGGGCCACCCGCGCCGCCCCCCGCCGCCGCagccgccgctgccgctgcccGTGCGGGTCCTGGCCGCGCGGGGTCGGTGCGCACCGCGCCCCCCGAGGGCGCTGCCAAGCGTCCTCCGGGTCTCTTCCGGGCGCTGCTGCAAAGTGTGCGCAGGCCGCGGTGCTGCTCGCGGGCGGGACCCACGGCCGAGTGA